The following coding sequences are from one Rhizobiaceae bacterium window:
- a CDS encoding adenylate/guanylate cyclase domain-containing protein: MRAEREGAALQFWARTGSLAAVAIFITLISKWNEALLFVLSALVFFFLVGFIQYRLTRRRFNPPWLGYVVGTLDIVLVTILLIAPNPFGTEGLPPAMQLREGGFKYLLIFICLGALSLSPRLAAWLGIAAALSWTAGVVWVAMHPGTIIPAAQLYSMSLAERLRFYLNPNFIDAFDQATNVVVILIMAAIISLVVSRSRRLADDYIKAERARGNLARHFSPNLVDELASEDEPFGPVRRQDIAVVFADIVGFTNYSEDHPAEEVFELLRQFHRRMEQVVFESGGTVDNFIGDCIMATFGVPRAGPDDATRAIRCAEAMIEMLHKWNDRRAEAGFSPVDVRIGAHYGPVVLGAVGSERSLSVAVVGDTVNVASRLQALCRELDADAAFGAALIAAARQEGDAVPLPFAIDHGPVSIRGRDEPVHVWTLPRGRQVPASTRPLTLPA, encoded by the coding sequence ATGCGCGCAGAACGCGAAGGCGCAGCGCTGCAGTTCTGGGCGCGCACCGGATCGCTGGCTGCGGTTGCCATATTCATCACGCTGATCAGCAAGTGGAACGAGGCGCTGCTGTTCGTGCTCTCGGCGCTGGTTTTCTTTTTCCTCGTCGGCTTCATCCAGTACCGGCTGACGCGACGGCGTTTCAACCCGCCCTGGCTCGGCTATGTGGTGGGAACGCTCGACATCGTGCTGGTGACCATCCTGCTCATCGCCCCGAATCCGTTCGGCACAGAAGGCCTGCCGCCTGCCATGCAACTGCGCGAGGGCGGATTCAAATATCTGCTGATCTTCATCTGTCTGGGCGCCCTGAGCCTTTCGCCGCGCCTCGCCGCCTGGCTCGGCATCGCAGCCGCGCTGTCGTGGACGGCGGGCGTGGTCTGGGTGGCGATGCACCCGGGAACGATCATTCCCGCTGCGCAGCTATATTCCATGTCGCTCGCCGAGAGACTGCGTTTCTATCTCAATCCCAACTTCATCGATGCCTTCGATCAGGCGACGAACGTCGTCGTCATCCTGATCATGGCCGCCATCATTTCGCTTGTCGTATCGCGGTCGCGCCGGCTGGCGGACGATTACATCAAGGCCGAGCGGGCGCGCGGCAATCTCGCTCGGCATTTCTCGCCGAACCTCGTCGACGAGCTTGCCTCGGAAGACGAGCCGTTCGGCCCGGTGCGCCGGCAGGACATCGCCGTCGTCTTCGCAGACATTGTCGGCTTCACCAACTATTCGGAAGACCATCCTGCCGAGGAGGTGTTCGAACTGCTTCGCCAGTTCCACCGCCGGATGGAACAGGTCGTGTTCGAGAGCGGCGGCACGGTCGACAACTTCATCGGTGACTGCATCATGGCGACGTTCGGCGTGCCGCGTGCAGGACCGGACGACGCAACGCGCGCCATCCGCTGCGCCGAAGCGATGATCGAAATGCTGCACAAATGGAATGATCGCCGTGCCGAAGCCGGCTTTTCGCCTGTCGACGTGCGGATAGGCGCGCATTACGGACCCGTGGTTCTCGGCGCTGTCGGAAGCGAACGAAGCCTATCGGTTGCCGTCGTCGGCGACACCGTGAATGTCGCGAGCAGGCTGCAGGCGCTGTGCCGCGAACTCGACGCCGACGCGGCTTTCGGCGCGGCGCTGATCGCCGCCGCCCGGCAGGAAGGCGACGCCGTGCCTCTCCCGTTCGCCATCGATCATGGGCCTGTCAGCATACGCGGCCGTGATGAGCCGGTGCATGTCTGGACGCTTCCGCGCGGCCGGCAAGTGCCCGCATCGACGCGGCCGCTCACATTGCCGGCCTGA
- a CDS encoding methylenetetrahydrofolate reductase C-terminal domain-containing protein yields MSDTQPIPTTAKGPASAAPETIPPSAAGGVTQATIVKKTAPKSDYKPADVSPQRRIQRSFAVRLWSIRHSRALEWFYSKFADAFLLLHPIWKGIGYSRVEAPVKFVEKRVKGFMFDCRMCGQCILSSTGMSCPMNCPKQLRNGPCGGVRANGNCEVEPDMPCVWVKAWEGSRNMVHGDRILAVQKPVDQSLRETSAWLRVTALAAAEKEAARNGANA; encoded by the coding sequence ATGTCTGATACCCAGCCGATCCCGACAACGGCAAAAGGGCCCGCGAGCGCCGCTCCTGAAACCATTCCGCCCTCCGCGGCGGGAGGCGTGACGCAGGCGACCATCGTCAAGAAGACGGCCCCGAAAAGCGATTACAAGCCAGCGGACGTGTCGCCGCAGCGCCGCATACAGCGCTCCTTCGCCGTACGGCTCTGGTCGATCCGCCACAGCCGCGCGCTGGAATGGTTCTATTCGAAGTTCGCCGACGCCTTTCTGCTGCTGCATCCGATCTGGAAGGGCATCGGCTACAGTCGCGTCGAGGCGCCGGTGAAGTTCGTCGAGAAGCGCGTCAAGGGCTTCATGTTCGACTGCCGCATGTGCGGCCAGTGCATCCTGTCTTCGACCGGCATGTCCTGCCCGATGAACTGTCCGAAGCAGTTGCGCAACGGCCCCTGCGGCGGTGTGCGCGCAAATGGCAATTGCGAGGTCGAGCCCGATATGCCCTGCGTCTGGGTCAAGGCCTGGGAGGGCTCGCGCAACATGGTGCATGGCGACAGGATTCTTGCCGTGCAGAAGCCGGTCGATCAGTCGTTGCGCGAAACCTCCGCATGGCTGAGGGTCACGGCGCTCGCGGCGGCCGAGAAGGAAGCTGCGCGCAACGGGGCGAACGCATGA
- a CDS encoding virulence factor: MADLIVVYWRDIPAQVIVKKGRQSAKRELPLRFTEAIDMAAMRSGAAETDAYLAEWRKASPVAVGDDLEAEAEKAAASIDAQYDRERLVALAKSGGKEDV, translated from the coding sequence ATGGCCGATCTGATTGTCGTCTACTGGCGCGACATTCCTGCCCAGGTGATCGTGAAGAAAGGCCGCCAGAGCGCCAAGCGGGAGCTTCCGCTGCGCTTCACCGAGGCCATCGACATGGCCGCGATGCGGTCCGGGGCCGCGGAAACCGACGCCTATCTCGCCGAGTGGCGAAAGGCGAGCCCCGTTGCGGTAGGCGACGACCTCGAGGCCGAAGCGGAAAAGGCGGCGGCCAGTATCGATGCACAATACGACCGGGAGCGGCTTGTCGCTCTCGCGAAATCCGGCGGCAAGGAAGATGTCTGA
- a CDS encoding DUF1638 domain-containing protein codes for MAERHDDNSGKQSRLRVIACGMLAREILAVKTAYRLDHIDLTCLPAEFHFYPDRIAPAMEKAIAEARAAGYQRIFAGYADCGTGGMLDKVLEKHGVERVGGPHCFAFYQKLEAFEASGDADMLCFYMTDFLCRQFDAFFIRPLGLDRHPELIPDYFGNYEKLVYLAQTDDPALDKVAEDAAALLGLNYERRFTGYGDLVPALTGIAKNAA; via the coding sequence ATGGCCGAGAGGCACGACGACAATAGCGGTAAGCAGAGCAGGCTGCGCGTGATCGCCTGTGGCATGCTGGCGCGCGAGATTCTGGCGGTGAAGACGGCCTATCGCCTCGACCATATCGATCTCACCTGCCTTCCGGCCGAGTTTCACTTCTATCCGGACCGCATCGCGCCGGCGATGGAGAAGGCGATCGCCGAAGCCAGAGCCGCTGGATATCAGCGCATCTTTGCGGGCTACGCGGATTGCGGCACCGGTGGCATGCTGGACAAGGTGCTGGAAAAGCACGGCGTCGAGCGCGTCGGGGGCCCGCACTGCTTCGCCTTCTATCAGAAGCTGGAGGCCTTCGAGGCGTCCGGCGACGCGGACATGCTCTGCTTTTACATGACCGACTTCTTGTGCCGGCAGTTCGACGCTTTTTTCATCCGGCCGCTCGGCCTCGACCGTCATCCCGAACTTATTCCGGACTATTTCGGCAATTACGAGAAACTCGTCTACCTTGCCCAAACGGATGATCCCGCGCTCGACAAGGTCGCGGAAGACGCCGCAGCGTTGCTGGGGTTGAACTACGAGCGGCGGTTCACCGGATATGGCGATCTGGTTCCTGCGCTGACCGGCATCGCCAAAAACGCAGCCTGA
- a CDS encoding methyltetrahydrofolate cobalamin methyltransferase, with translation MTRTIVASATREIVIGFDQPFCVIGERINPTGRKKLAAEMQAGNFETVIKDALEQAAAGATMLDVNAGVTAVDPNATEPGLLVQTLEIVQGLVDLPLSIDSSVTAAIEAGLKVAKGRPLVNSVTGEEEKLEAILPLVKKYDVPVVAISNDETGISMDPDVRFAVAKKIVERAMDHGIKPEDVVVDPLVMPIGALGDAGRQVFQLLYRLRNELKVNTTCGLSNISFGLPHRHGINAAFIPMVIGAGMTSAIMNPCRPQEMEAVRGANVLAGTDKDCMTWIKTYKDFKPGEHAAPPPVAVVAPGDSAAAGGRRRGGREARRTAQV, from the coding sequence ATGACCCGCACGATCGTCGCATCGGCGACCCGCGAAATCGTCATTGGCTTCGATCAGCCCTTTTGTGTGATCGGCGAGCGCATCAACCCAACCGGCCGCAAGAAGCTGGCGGCGGAAATGCAGGCCGGCAATTTCGAGACCGTGATAAAGGACGCGCTGGAGCAAGCCGCGGCCGGCGCGACCATGCTGGACGTCAATGCAGGCGTCACCGCTGTCGACCCGAACGCGACCGAGCCCGGCCTTCTGGTACAGACGCTGGAGATCGTACAAGGGCTCGTGGACCTGCCGCTTTCCATCGACTCTTCCGTTACCGCCGCCATCGAGGCAGGCCTAAAGGTCGCCAAGGGACGTCCGCTGGTCAATTCCGTCACCGGCGAGGAGGAGAAGCTCGAGGCGATCCTGCCGCTCGTGAAGAAGTACGACGTTCCGGTGGTCGCCATCTCCAACGACGAGACCGGCATCTCGATGGACCCGGACGTCCGCTTTGCCGTCGCGAAGAAGATCGTCGAACGCGCCATGGACCATGGCATCAAGCCGGAGGACGTCGTCGTCGATCCGCTCGTCATGCCGATCGGCGCGCTGGGCGACGCCGGCCGTCAGGTCTTTCAACTCCTCTATCGCCTCCGCAATGAGCTGAAGGTCAACACCACCTGCGGCCTCTCCAACATCTCCTTCGGCCTGCCGCACCGTCACGGCATCAACGCTGCCTTCATCCCGATGGTGATCGGCGCCGGCATGACCTCCGCCATCATGAATCCCTGCCGGCCGCAGGAGATGGAGGCTGTGCGCGGCGCCAATGTGCTGGCCGGGACCGACAAGGACTGCATGACCTGGATCAAGACCTACAAGGACTTCAAGCCGGGCGAGCATGCCGCCCCGCCGCCAGTCGCCGTCGTTGCCCCCGGCGACTCGGCTGCAGCTGGCGGCCGCCGTCGCGGTGGGCGTGAGGCGAGACGAACGGCGCAGGTATAG
- a CDS encoding dienelactone hydrolase family protein — MPGGALDIRTKDGVAKAGLFGAGQGHSTGVILYMDAFGPRPALDAMASRLAANGYVVLVPDLFYRQGAYGPLDARTAFADEATGAWLRSTMAATNQAMTQADTDAFIEALAAAGVTGSIGTVGYCMGGARALNAAAAHPGRIAAAASFHGGNLASDAPDSPHRNAASIRAKVYVGVAGVDRSFPPEQSARLAEALRSAKVDHVIENYVGMQHGWCVPDHSVYDEVGAERHWRRLVMFFDETLRG, encoded by the coding sequence ATGCCTGGAGGCGCGCTCGACATCCGAACCAAAGATGGCGTTGCCAAGGCGGGTCTTTTCGGGGCAGGGCAGGGCCACAGTACGGGCGTCATTCTCTACATGGATGCGTTTGGTCCACGTCCGGCGCTTGATGCGATGGCGTCGCGGCTTGCGGCCAACGGCTACGTGGTTCTGGTTCCCGATCTCTTCTACCGGCAGGGCGCCTACGGGCCGCTCGACGCCAGAACGGCCTTCGCCGACGAAGCGACAGGCGCGTGGCTGCGTTCGACAATGGCGGCCACCAACCAGGCCATGACGCAGGCCGATACCGACGCTTTCATCGAGGCGCTGGCGGCGGCTGGTGTGACAGGCTCCATCGGTACGGTCGGATACTGCATGGGCGGCGCGCGGGCGCTGAACGCCGCCGCGGCTCATCCCGGCCGGATCGCAGCCGCCGCCAGCTTTCATGGCGGCAATCTCGCTTCCGATGCGCCGGACAGTCCTCATCGCAATGCGGCATCGATAAGGGCAAAGGTGTATGTCGGTGTCGCCGGCGTCGACCGGAGCTTCCCGCCCGAACAATCGGCACGGCTCGCCGAAGCTTTGCGCTCGGCCAAGGTTGACCACGTCATCGAAAATTACGTGGGCATGCAGCATGGCTGGTGCGTACCCGATCATAGTGTCTACGACGAAGTTGGCGCGGAGCGTCACTGGCGCCGCCTCGTGATGTTTTTCGACGAAACCCTGCGTGGTTGA
- a CDS encoding methylenetetrahydrofolate reductase, whose translation MTGPRPFQIDENPAGVHLPLEPLPGHTSRGRLERVLRRGEFAVTTELNPPDSADPEDVYNRAKVFDGWVDAINAVDASGANCHMSSVGICALLTRMGYAPVMQIACRDKNRIAIQGDVLGGAAMGVANILCLTGDGVQAGDQPGAKPVFDLDSMSLLETIRIMRDNGKFLSGRKLTTPPKLFLGAAINPFAPPYDFRPIHLGKKIAAGAQFVQSQYCFDVPMFRTFMQKARDLGHTEKVFILVGVGPLASAKTAKWIRSNVPGIHIPDAVIKRLEGAQDQKKEGKQLCIDIINEVKEIPGVSGVHVMAYRQEEYVAEIVDESGVLKGRQPWKREVRADDKLVAERLGHLLHDNVTETQVDMVKSAHQDAPAA comes from the coding sequence ATGACCGGCCCCCGGCCTTTCCAGATCGACGAGAATCCGGCCGGCGTCCACCTGCCGCTGGAACCCCTGCCCGGCCACACCTCCCGCGGCAGGCTGGAACGAGTGCTGAGGCGCGGCGAATTTGCGGTGACGACCGAACTCAACCCTCCGGACAGCGCCGACCCCGAAGACGTCTACAACCGCGCAAAAGTGTTCGACGGCTGGGTCGACGCCATCAACGCCGTCGATGCGTCCGGCGCCAACTGCCATATGTCCTCGGTCGGCATCTGCGCGCTGCTGACGCGCATGGGTTACGCGCCCGTCATGCAGATCGCCTGCCGCGACAAGAACCGCATCGCCATCCAGGGCGACGTGCTTGGCGGCGCGGCCATGGGCGTCGCTAATATCCTCTGCCTGACCGGCGACGGCGTGCAGGCCGGCGACCAGCCCGGCGCGAAGCCCGTCTTCGATCTCGATTCCATGTCGCTGCTGGAGACGATCCGCATCATGCGCGACAACGGGAAATTCCTGTCGGGCCGAAAGCTGACGACGCCGCCGAAACTGTTCCTTGGCGCGGCGATCAACCCGTTCGCGCCGCCCTATGATTTTCGCCCCATCCATCTTGGCAAGAAGATCGCCGCCGGCGCGCAGTTCGTGCAGAGCCAGTATTGCTTCGACGTGCCGATGTTCAGAACCTTCATGCAGAAGGCGCGCGACCTGGGGCACACCGAGAAGGTGTTCATCCTTGTCGGCGTCGGCCCCCTCGCCTCGGCGAAGACGGCGAAATGGATTCGTTCCAACGTGCCCGGCATCCATATTCCAGACGCCGTCATCAAGCGGCTTGAGGGCGCGCAGGACCAGAAGAAGGAAGGCAAGCAGCTCTGCATCGACATCATCAACGAGGTGAAGGAAATCCCCGGCGTTTCCGGCGTCCATGTGATGGCCTACCGTCAGGAGGAATACGTCGCCGAGATCGTCGATGAATCAGGTGTGCTGAAAGGCCGCCAGCCCTGGAAGCGCGAGGTTCGCGCGGACGACAAGCTGGTCGCCGAACGCCTTGGCCACCTACTGCATGACAATGTCACGGAAACCCAGGTCGACATGGTGAAGTCGGCGCATCAGGATGCGCCGGCCGCTTGA
- a CDS encoding exopolysaccharide biosynthesis protein — translation MRQEMRGFDDGQIEGAPAKRRPRRLSQVFAEMMEENSGPVSLRAIRDALGDRGFAGLLVFFAAINMIPLPPPASAFLGLPLIIISAQMAYGSERAWLPRFLMDKSISPEQFRKLMLWVIPRLVRLERVIRPRYWPFWRRHGDRFIGLVTLFLGVIVTLPIPLGNWLPACATALLGLAVSERDGLLLVAGGIVGIAALAVIGVVVSTAGFITHAVFGIF, via the coding sequence ATGAGACAGGAAATGCGCGGATTTGACGACGGGCAGATCGAGGGGGCGCCCGCGAAGCGACGGCCTCGCCGCCTCTCGCAGGTCTTTGCCGAAATGATGGAGGAAAACAGCGGCCCGGTATCGCTCCGCGCGATCCGCGACGCCCTCGGCGACCGCGGCTTCGCCGGACTTCTGGTGTTCTTCGCCGCCATCAACATGATTCCCCTGCCCCCACCGGCTTCCGCCTTTCTCGGCCTTCCGCTGATCATCATTTCCGCGCAGATGGCCTACGGCAGCGAACGCGCCTGGCTGCCGCGCTTCCTCATGGACAAGTCGATCTCGCCCGAGCAGTTCCGCAAGCTCATGCTCTGGGTGATTCCGCGTCTCGTGCGGCTGGAGCGCGTCATCAGGCCGCGCTACTGGCCGTTCTGGCGTCGCCACGGGGACCGCTTCATCGGCCTCGTCACGCTCTTCCTCGGCGTGATCGTCACCCTGCCCATCCCTCTGGGCAACTGGCTGCCGGCCTGCGCCACCGCTCTGCTTGGGCTGGCCGTGTCGGAGCGCGACGGTTTGCTCCTCGTTGCCGGCGGGATCGTCGGCATCGCTGCACTCGCCGTGATCGGCGTGGTGGTCAGCACCGCCGGTTTCATCACACATGCCGTCTTCGGCATCTTCTAG
- a CDS encoding formyl transferase, which yields MQKIVLVTAGGPHPWIIANALIGRFGPIDVVLEDGEPRSALIRRRVRKFGYVNAAGQTAMMVWTVLAKKLLKGRIAGMIAENRLRPEPVAGQSIVRVPSVNGPEFREAVEQLKPDLLFLVGCRIMKAEMLGAMPCPIINYHAGINPKYRGMNGGYWALANGDPENFGGTVHLVDAGVDTGGTLYQVRGRPASDDNFMTYAFRQAAMSRDICIKAAEDALAGRLTTVPSDLPSHLWYHPTIWRYLWTGLTKGVW from the coding sequence ATGCAGAAGATCGTCCTTGTCACGGCAGGCGGGCCGCATCCGTGGATCATTGCAAACGCGCTGATCGGGCGCTTCGGGCCGATCGATGTCGTTCTGGAAGACGGTGAACCACGCTCAGCTCTCATCAGGCGGCGCGTCCGGAAATTCGGCTATGTCAACGCGGCAGGTCAGACCGCCATGATGGTCTGGACCGTGTTGGCAAAAAAGTTGCTCAAGGGGCGGATCGCCGGAATGATCGCGGAAAACCGGCTGCGGCCGGAGCCCGTGGCGGGCCAATCGATCGTCCGAGTCCCGTCCGTCAATGGGCCTGAATTCCGCGAGGCTGTCGAGCAGCTGAAACCCGACCTTCTGTTTCTGGTCGGGTGTCGCATCATGAAGGCGGAAATGCTCGGCGCCATGCCCTGCCCGATCATCAACTATCATGCCGGCATAAACCCGAAATACCGCGGCATGAATGGCGGCTACTGGGCGCTCGCCAACGGCGATCCGGAGAATTTCGGCGGAACGGTACATCTGGTCGACGCTGGCGTGGATACGGGTGGCACACTCTATCAAGTGCGCGGCAGGCCTGCATCGGACGACAACTTCATGACCTATGCGTTCCGGCAGGCCGCCATGTCTCGCGACATCTGCATCAAGGCGGCAGAGGATGCCCTTGCCGGTCGGTTGACGACAGTGCCTTCGGACCTGCCGTCGCATCTCTGGTATCATCCGACGATCTGGCGCTATCTCTGGACCGGTCTGACGAAGGGCGTCTGGTAA
- a CDS encoding B12-binding domain-containing protein produces the protein MSDDEIILSELSDEELVQQMHDDLYDGLKEEIEEGTNILLERGWAPYAVLTEALVEGMRIVGEDFRDGILFVPEVLLSANAMKAGMAILRPLLAATGAPKQGKLVIGTVKGDIHDIGKNLVGMMMEGAGFDVVDLGINNPVEKYLEAIEEHKPDILGMSALLTTTMPYMKVVIDTMKEKGIRDDYVVLVGGAPLNEEFGKAVGADAYCRDAAVAVETAKDFMKRRHNVRV, from the coding sequence ATGTCCGACGACGAAATCATTCTTTCCGAGCTCTCCGACGAAGAACTCGTGCAGCAGATGCACGACGATCTCTATGACGGATTGAAGGAAGAGATCGAGGAAGGCACCAACATCCTTCTGGAGCGTGGCTGGGCGCCCTATGCGGTGCTCACCGAGGCGCTGGTCGAGGGCATGCGCATCGTCGGCGAGGATTTCCGCGACGGCATCCTCTTCGTGCCGGAGGTGCTGCTTTCCGCCAATGCGATGAAGGCAGGCATGGCGATCCTGCGTCCCCTGCTCGCCGCCACCGGCGCGCCGAAGCAGGGCAAGCTGGTGATCGGCACGGTCAAGGGCGACATCCACGACATCGGCAAAAACCTCGTCGGCATGATGATGGAGGGCGCGGGCTTCGACGTCGTGGACCTCGGCATCAACAACCCTGTCGAGAAGTATCTGGAGGCGATCGAGGAGCACAAGCCGGACATCCTCGGCATGTCGGCGCTGCTCACCACCACCATGCCCTACATGAAGGTGGTCATCGATACGATGAAGGAGAAGGGCATCCGCGACGACTACGTCGTGCTGGTTGGCGGCGCGCCGCTCAACGAGGAATTCGGCAAGGCCGTCGGCGCCGATGCCTATTGCCGCGACGCGGCAGTCGCGGTCGAGACGGCAAAGGACTTCATGAAGCGCCGCCACAACGTCCGCGTCTGA
- a CDS encoding trimethylamine methyltransferase family protein, giving the protein MDEKLAAEAETTSGRRSRSDRGGGAAARRAARSGGGPGTQLTYIRRNIPLYEVLDEEGLALIEKNADTVLEEVGIEFRDDAEALALWKDAGADIKGERVRFPRGLPRSLLKTAPKIYTQHARNPARNVEIGGKGTVFAPVYGPPFVRDLDGNRRYATIEDFRNFVKLAYMAPSIHHSGGTVCEPVDVPVNKRHLDMVYSHIKYSDKPFMGSVTAPERAEDTVAMAKIVFGDDFVENNTVLTSLINANSPMVFDETMLGALKVYARHNQACIVTPFILAGAMSPVTVAGTLTQVLAEVLAGAALTQLIRPGAPVLFGTFASSISMQSGAPTFGTPEPSLVSYGAAQLARRLGLPFRTGGSLCASKVSDAQAAYESANTLNSTILAGTNFVLHAAGWLEGGLSSGYEKFMMDIDQLGMQQRFAEGVDLSENGQAMDAIRQVGPGSHFLGCDHTQANFQTAFYRSTIADNNSYEQWLAEGEKTADQRANELARRWLESYEAPPLDQGIDDGLNDFIAKKKESMPDAFT; this is encoded by the coding sequence ATGGACGAGAAGCTGGCGGCTGAAGCCGAAACGACGAGCGGACGACGCTCGCGCAGCGATCGAGGCGGCGGCGCGGCGGCCCGGCGCGCGGCGCGTTCCGGTGGCGGCCCCGGTACCCAGCTTACCTATATCAGGCGCAACATCCCGCTCTATGAAGTGCTTGACGAGGAAGGGCTGGCACTCATCGAGAAGAATGCCGACACGGTTCTGGAGGAGGTCGGCATCGAGTTCCGCGACGACGCCGAGGCGCTTGCCTTGTGGAAGGACGCGGGCGCGGACATCAAAGGCGAGCGGGTGCGCTTTCCACGCGGCCTGCCGCGGTCGCTTCTGAAGACCGCCCCGAAGATCTACACGCAACATGCCCGCAATCCGGCGCGCAATGTCGAGATCGGCGGCAAGGGCACTGTCTTCGCCCCGGTCTACGGCCCGCCCTTCGTGCGCGATCTCGACGGCAACCGCCGCTACGCGACGATCGAGGATTTCCGCAATTTCGTGAAGCTCGCCTACATGGCGCCGTCGATTCACCATTCGGGCGGCACGGTATGCGAGCCGGTCGACGTGCCGGTGAACAAGCGTCACCTCGACATGGTCTACAGCCACATAAAATACTCGGACAAGCCTTTCATGGGCTCGGTGACGGCGCCCGAGCGCGCCGAGGACACCGTCGCGATGGCGAAGATCGTGTTCGGAGACGATTTCGTCGAGAATAACACAGTGCTGACCAGCCTCATCAACGCCAATTCGCCGATGGTCTTCGACGAGACGATGCTGGGCGCGCTCAAGGTCTATGCCCGCCACAACCAGGCATGCATCGTGACGCCGTTCATCCTTGCCGGCGCCATGAGCCCGGTGACGGTCGCCGGCACGCTGACGCAGGTGCTGGCCGAGGTGCTGGCGGGCGCGGCCCTGACACAGCTCATCCGGCCGGGCGCTCCGGTGCTGTTCGGCACCTTCGCGTCTTCGATCTCGATGCAGTCGGGCGCACCGACCTTCGGCACGCCGGAGCCGTCTCTGGTGTCCTATGGCGCGGCACAGCTTGCGCGCCGGCTCGGGCTTCCCTTCCGCACCGGCGGGTCGCTCTGCGCGTCCAAGGTTTCCGACGCGCAGGCCGCGTATGAAAGCGCCAATACGCTGAACTCGACCATTCTTGCCGGCACGAACTTCGTGCTCCACGCAGCCGGCTGGCTGGAGGGCGGCCTATCCTCCGGCTACGAAAAGTTCATGATGGACATAGACCAGCTTGGCATGCAGCAGAGATTCGCCGAGGGTGTCGACCTCTCTGAGAACGGTCAGGCGATGGACGCCATCCGCCAGGTCGGGCCGGGCAGCCACTTCCTCGGCTGCGACCACACGCAGGCGAACTTCCAGACCGCTTTCTACCGTTCGACCATCGCCGACAACAATTCCTACGAGCAATGGCTCGCGGAAGGCGAGAAGACGGCCGACCAGCGCGCCAACGAACTGGCCCGGCGCTGGCTGGAAAGCTACGAGGCCCCGCCGCTCGACCAGGGTATCGATGACGGCCTCAACGACTTCATTGCGAAGAAGAAGGAGTCCATGCCCGACGCCTTCACGTGA
- a CDS encoding DUF4893 domain-containing protein codes for MKLRACLFALLVVLPSAASADGVVDKLITPADRIRLNNYAQTRELAIAEARRGGEANEVAQLETILAKRVQTFRNFDMTGNWQCRTIKIGGQLPLVIYGWFKCRVTDDGSGWKLEKISGSQRTTGRFYDENERRLIYLGSQYVNDEKPKPYASGPETDQVGYAFRTGQKEWRIELPLPYYESKLDILEFRR; via the coding sequence ATGAAGCTGCGCGCATGCCTTTTCGCTCTGCTGGTCGTGCTGCCCTCCGCAGCGTCGGCTGACGGCGTCGTCGACAAACTTATCACGCCGGCCGACCGCATCCGCCTCAACAATTACGCCCAGACGCGGGAACTGGCGATCGCGGAAGCCCGGCGCGGCGGTGAAGCTAACGAGGTCGCGCAACTGGAGACGATCCTCGCGAAACGGGTGCAGACTTTCCGGAACTTCGACATGACCGGCAACTGGCAATGCCGCACGATCAAGATCGGCGGTCAGTTGCCCCTTGTCATCTATGGCTGGTTCAAGTGCCGGGTCACCGACGACGGTTCCGGCTGGAAGCTGGAGAAGATCAGCGGGTCGCAGCGCACCACGGGCCGCTTCTACGACGAGAATGAGCGGCGGCTGATTTATCTCGGCTCGCAATATGTGAATGACGAGAAGCCGAAACCCTACGCCAGCGGCCCCGAAACCGATCAGGTCGGCTATGCTTTCCGCACCGGGCAGAAGGAATGGCGCATCGAACTGCCGCTGCCCTACTATGAATCGAAGCTGGATATCCTTGAATTCCGCCGCTGA